A stretch of Spirosoma oryzicola DNA encodes these proteins:
- a CDS encoding cysteine desulfurase: MQSAIETTLDIQQIRRDFPVLDQQVNGRPLVYLDNAATNQKPLAVIHALTRYYEGYNANIHRGIHHLAEQATAAFEASRRAVQEFLNAKHWQEIIFTYGTTDGINLVAQTYGRRFLKEGDEIIISTMEHHSNIVPWQMLCEEKGCVLKVIPVDDNGELLIDEYEKLLSERTKFVSCVHVSNSLGTINPVKTIIDKAHEVGAVVLIDGAQASSHLDIDVQALDADFYVLSAHKLYGPTGMGVLYGKKEILDAMPPYRGGGEMIKEVTFAKTTYNEIPYKFEAGTPNIADVVAVKAAFEYMAGLGKENIAAHENDLLQYATEQLTELDGLRIIGQAKHKIGVISFVMDGIHHQDTGVILDQQGIAVRTGHHCTQPLMQRFGIAGTTRASFAVYNTRDEVDRLVQGLRRVQKMML; the protein is encoded by the coding sequence ATGCAATCGGCTATAGAAACTACTCTTGATATTCAACAAATTCGCCGGGACTTTCCGGTGCTCGATCAGCAGGTTAACGGTCGGCCATTGGTTTATCTCGACAATGCGGCTACCAATCAGAAGCCGCTGGCGGTGATTCATGCCCTAACGCGCTATTACGAAGGATACAACGCCAATATTCACCGGGGTATTCACCACCTGGCCGAGCAGGCTACAGCTGCTTTTGAAGCCTCCCGCCGGGCCGTTCAGGAGTTTCTGAACGCGAAACACTGGCAGGAAATTATCTTTACCTACGGTACTACCGATGGTATCAATCTGGTAGCACAGACCTACGGACGCCGGTTTTTGAAGGAGGGCGACGAGATCATTATCTCGACCATGGAACACCATTCCAACATTGTTCCCTGGCAAATGCTCTGCGAAGAGAAAGGTTGCGTACTCAAAGTCATTCCGGTCGACGACAACGGCGAACTCCTGATTGATGAGTACGAAAAACTGCTGTCAGAACGGACGAAATTCGTTTCCTGCGTACACGTATCGAATTCATTAGGTACGATCAACCCGGTAAAAACGATTATTGATAAAGCCCACGAAGTTGGTGCCGTTGTGTTAATCGACGGTGCTCAGGCTAGTTCTCACCTCGACATCGATGTGCAGGCGCTCGACGCTGATTTTTACGTTCTTTCGGCGCACAAGCTGTACGGTCCGACGGGCATGGGCGTTTTGTACGGCAAAAAAGAGATTCTCGATGCCATGCCGCCTTATCGGGGCGGGGGCGAAATGATCAAGGAAGTCACGTTCGCCAAGACGACTTACAATGAGATTCCTTATAAATTCGAAGCGGGTACGCCCAATATAGCCGATGTTGTTGCGGTGAAAGCCGCGTTCGAATACATGGCTGGCTTGGGGAAAGAAAATATTGCCGCGCACGAAAACGATTTGCTTCAGTACGCAACCGAGCAGTTGACAGAACTTGACGGTCTGCGCATCATCGGTCAGGCGAAGCACAAAATTGGCGTTATATCCTTCGTGATGGATGGGATTCACCACCAGGATACGGGCGTCATTCTGGACCAGCAGGGCATTGCCGTCCGGACGGGTCACCACTGCACGCAGCCTCTGATGCAACGTTTCGGTATAGCCGGAACTACGCGGGCGTCGTTTGCGGTTTATAACACCAGAGATGAGGTTGACCGGCTCGTGCAAGGCTTGCGTCGGGTCCAGAAAATGATGTTATAA
- a CDS encoding SufE family protein → MTINEKQDEIIDEFDLFDDQLDKTQYIIDLGKKLPPMPESKKIDENRIMGCQSKVWVDAELKGDRLYFYGDSEQTAQISKGLVGLLIRVLSGEKPEDIANADLYFIPRVGMGNLITSLRAGGLASMIERMKAYGRSYAGQVA, encoded by the coding sequence ATGACAATCAACGAAAAGCAGGACGAAATTATTGACGAGTTTGATCTATTTGACGATCAGCTCGACAAGACTCAATACATCATTGATCTGGGCAAAAAGCTGCCTCCCATGCCCGAAAGCAAAAAAATTGACGAGAACCGAATCATGGGTTGTCAGTCGAAGGTATGGGTTGACGCCGAATTGAAAGGTGATCGGCTGTACTTCTACGGCGACAGTGAACAAACCGCTCAGATTTCGAAAGGATTGGTTGGCTTGCTGATTCGTGTATTGTCGGGCGAAAAACCGGAAGACATTGCCAATGCCGATCTTTACTTTATTCCAAGGGTCGGCATGGGTAACCTGATCACCTCACTCCGGGCGGGTGGTCTGGCGTCTATGATCGAACGCATGAAAGCGTATGGCCGCTCTTACGCGGGTCAGGTAGCTTAA
- a CDS encoding DUF59 domain-containing protein: protein MTDEELKEQVILALKGVYDPEIPVDVYELGLIYDIKIFPVNNVYILMTLTSPSCPSAGSIPAEIEEKVRAIEGVNDVSVELTFDPPYSTELMSEVAKLELGFM, encoded by the coding sequence ATGACGGACGAAGAACTCAAAGAACAGGTCATACTAGCGCTGAAAGGCGTGTATGACCCCGAAATCCCGGTTGACGTGTACGAACTGGGACTTATTTACGACATCAAAATATTTCCGGTCAATAACGTTTATATTTTGATGACACTGACCTCGCCCTCCTGCCCATCAGCGGGTTCGATTCCAGCCGAAATCGAAGAGAAAGTGCGGGCCATCGAAGGCGTTAACGATGTAAGCGTCGAATTAACCTTCGACCCTCCCTATTCGACTGAACTGATGTCAGAAGTGGCTAAGCTAGAGTTAGGCTTCATGTAA
- a CDS encoding BrxA/BrxB family bacilliredoxin has product MYPPHLLIPMREDLTSVGFEELTTAEDVVNTMENAQGTTLVVVNSVCGCAAGAARPGVKAALAASPVKPDKMVTVFAGGDLEATAQMREFLLPYPPSSPAIGIFKDGELVHFIERHHIEGRSAQMIAQHLEMALEEFCTPANA; this is encoded by the coding sequence ATGTATCCTCCACATTTGCTTATCCCAATGCGGGAAGACCTGACGAGCGTTGGGTTCGAAGAGTTGACCACTGCTGAAGACGTGGTAAACACCATGGAAAATGCCCAGGGCACAACACTGGTTGTTGTCAATTCGGTTTGTGGCTGCGCAGCGGGTGCGGCTCGTCCGGGTGTTAAGGCAGCATTAGCGGCTAGCCCTGTCAAGCCAGACAAAATGGTAACGGTTTTTGCCGGTGGCGATTTAGAAGCTACGGCTCAGATGCGGGAGTTCCTGCTACCCTATCCTCCATCGTCGCCAGCAATCGGCATTTTCAAAGATGGTGAGTTAGTCCATTTCATCGAGCGGCACCACATCGAAGGTCGTTCGGCGCAGATGATTGCTCAACACCTCGAAATGGCACTGGAAGAGTTCTGCACCCCAGCTAACGCCTAA
- a CDS encoding NCS2 family permease — MTIDTSASSSRRTEVLAGISTFLATMYIIVVNPSILSQAGLPFSGVLTATILLSFFCSLMMGLYARNPIVVAPGMGLNAFFTFTAVKGMGIQPEVALGAVFWAGILFLIMSLLNVRSAIVHIIPLPIRYAVSAGIGLFITLIGFENARFIIANPATLVGIAHLTDPIVLTFIVGLLLTSVLVVRDVPGGIIIGIIVTTLAAWPIGRYWGDASAINFGQKTLVNFQGVWAAPDFSLLGKLDLKNSLTWSLWPIIFAFAFTDLFDSLSTFVGVAEAGGLQDENGQPRNLNRSLLTDAVSTTLAGIVGTSPGTAYIESAVGIAQGGRTGLTAIVAGSCFLPFLFLSPLLSVIPSIATAPALVLVGAFMMKPVVRIDWGQLDDALPAFLALVLIPFSYSITQGLVWGFLSWTVIKLAVGKSREVPIGLLIVDAFCILALIAGH; from the coding sequence ATGACAATTGATACGTCTGCTTCATCCTCCCGCCGTACCGAAGTGCTGGCCGGTATATCAACCTTTTTGGCAACGATGTATATCATCGTTGTTAACCCATCCATCCTGAGTCAGGCCGGTTTGCCGTTTAGTGGTGTGCTGACGGCTACTATATTGCTTTCTTTTTTTTGTAGCCTGATGATGGGGCTTTACGCCCGGAATCCGATTGTGGTAGCGCCGGGTATGGGCCTCAACGCATTCTTTACGTTCACAGCGGTCAAAGGAATGGGCATCCAGCCTGAAGTTGCGCTGGGGGCTGTTTTTTGGGCGGGTATCCTGTTCCTGATTATGTCGCTGCTCAATGTCCGGTCAGCGATTGTCCATATTATTCCGTTACCCATCCGATACGCCGTTTCGGCAGGAATCGGTCTATTCATCACGCTGATTGGCTTCGAGAATGCCCGGTTCATTATCGCCAACCCGGCTACGTTGGTCGGTATTGCTCACTTGACCGATCCGATTGTCTTGACGTTTATCGTTGGCTTGTTACTGACAAGCGTGTTGGTTGTGCGTGACGTACCGGGTGGCATTATTATCGGCATCATCGTTACGACCCTGGCGGCATGGCCCATTGGTCGGTACTGGGGCGATGCATCGGCCATTAATTTCGGGCAAAAAACGCTGGTCAATTTTCAGGGCGTGTGGGCTGCGCCGGACTTTTCGTTGCTGGGAAAACTGGACCTAAAAAACTCACTGACTTGGTCGTTATGGCCGATTATTTTTGCTTTTGCCTTTACGGATCTGTTCGACAGCCTATCTACGTTCGTGGGGGTTGCCGAAGCGGGTGGTTTACAGGATGAGAACGGCCAACCCCGAAATTTGAACCGCTCCTTGCTGACCGATGCCGTGTCAACAACGCTGGCGGGGATAGTTGGCACCAGTCCTGGTACGGCTTATATCGAATCAGCGGTGGGTATCGCGCAGGGAGGTCGCACCGGGCTAACGGCCATTGTAGCGGGCAGTTGTTTTCTGCCCTTTCTGTTCCTATCACCGTTGTTGTCCGTTATTCCATCCATTGCAACGGCTCCGGCGCTGGTCTTGGTTGGGGCTTTTATGATGAAGCCGGTTGTTCGCATCGACTGGGGACAGTTGGACGACGCTCTGCCTGCTTTTCTGGCGCTAGTGCTGATTCCGTTTAGTTATTCGATCACGCAGGGGCTGGTCTGGGGCTTTCTGTCGTGGACAGTTATCAAATTAGCCGTTGGGAAAAGTCGGGAGGTGCCGATCGGGTTACTGATTGTGGATGCGTTTTGTATACTAGCGCTGATTGCAGGGCATTAG
- a CDS encoding 6-phosphogluconolactonase yields the protein MNLQKFPDYNTLSQRTAEQMAAVINRKPDALLCVASGDTPTETYRRFVALVQAGKVDISRCSFVGLDEWVGFGPEDVGSCSHSLYRDLFTPLNLRPDLIYVFNAKSTDLQAECTRIDAVIRKWGGLDLLLVGMGMNGHIALNEPGTPFNLGCHVAELAESTKTVGQKYFDQETQLTKGITTGLRHLAEARAVILIVSGEKKAPMLRQALTGPITEEVPASIVQTRTDACVWVDEDAGRLLV from the coding sequence TTACAATACGCTCTCACAGCGGACCGCCGAACAGATGGCTGCTGTCATTAATCGTAAGCCCGACGCATTACTTTGTGTGGCATCGGGCGACACACCCACTGAAACCTATCGCCGGTTTGTAGCGCTGGTTCAGGCCGGAAAAGTCGATATCAGCCGATGCTCTTTTGTTGGTCTTGATGAATGGGTTGGCTTTGGGCCGGAAGATGTCGGAAGTTGCTCCCATTCGCTATACCGCGATTTGTTCACTCCCTTAAACCTTCGACCCGATCTAATTTACGTTTTCAACGCCAAATCGACTGACTTACAAGCTGAATGCACTCGCATCGATGCCGTCATTCGGAAGTGGGGTGGGCTGGATCTGCTGCTCGTTGGGATGGGTATGAACGGTCATATCGCACTAAACGAACCCGGTACGCCCTTCAATCTCGGTTGTCACGTTGCCGAACTGGCCGAAAGCACAAAGACCGTTGGACAAAAATATTTCGATCAAGAAACCCAACTGACTAAAGGTATTACGACTGGTCTCCGTCATCTGGCCGAAGCGCGCGCGGTTATTCTAATCGTTAGCGGTGAAAAAAAAGCACCCATGCTGCGTCAGGCATTGACCGGACCCATTACGGAAGAAGTTCCGGCCAGCATTGTTCAGACGCGGACGGATGCGTGCGTTTGGGTCGATGAAGACGCCGGGCGTTTGCTGGTGTAG